The genome window CGATCTTTCGAGCTTGCCGTGCACCGTGAATGATAAATAATTTGAGCTGGGCCTATGTCATTATCTTTACTATTGGGGGGCACACGGTGACTCATCTGTTGCCTGTAGCGCTACCATATACTCTGCAGAAGCGACTTATCTTGTACATCTACGGATCTACCGCACTGTAGCACGTAGCCTGTAGGACTGCAGATCGCACGTCAGTCCTAAAACATCACGCGGATATGATGAGCGACTGCTGCTGGCGATGTTCTGCGTGATAACAAGATTTTACGTGACCATCAGTGATAATAAAAGGTTACCAATTGGAAATACCAGCACTCTGGCGGCAGAGCAATGAGCTGAAGGCAAAGAAAAAACATAATCCACCGTCCAAGAAATAATGCAATTCTACCAGTGTCATGTTCTAGTATTCAAGTTTAGCTAATTGTAAATAAAAATATTAATAATTATTATTTCAAATGAACATTAATAGAATAATTACGAAATGCATTTTTCATACTGAAATGTTTTGGAGCCATAAATATAGATATCATTTACCAAAAGCTTAGTCTAACTGCTCTATCTGGCGGGCAACTTACTTGCATTCAATTTTGGTGCATTCTTTTTAGGACAGGAGTAATTGTCCACCGTAACGGGGGGCAGAAGTGCAGAACGCTCACTGTTCTCTTTTTCTTGGCCTAAAACGTTAAGTTTCTGATACCTGTATAAGACAACAAGTCGCTCTGAGGGGCTTTTCTGGAACCATTTCCCTCGGACTGATTTTAACTGTTTCCTTCTTTTCCTTACCCACAATACAAAACTATGTTACTGAAAAACTAAATGATACGCTGACTGCTCAGAATGAAAAAAAAAAAGTGGTGCTACGATCTTCTGTCTGACTTATGATCGCTTCTCTTTTCTTcagcttcttttctcttttgttgcCTGGAAAACAAAAATATATTGTTAGTGACCAAATTGTAATAGAAAATATTGTCAGCTCTATTTTCTCGTCATTAAATAAATTATAACCCCTTAAACTGCTATTGCCATTGATTCTACCATCCATTTTTAACTAATGCTTGTTTTTTGTCACCTAGAACGCTTGTTTGTCTTCATTGCTTTCTGCAACCTTGGTTCTGATGCTGTTTGTCATTTAGGGGCATATCCAACATGACAATATGGCTTCAAAGGTTGTGGATAGCAATGGTATATGCTTAGTGAGGATTTCTCAGTTGTTATGGCCGAACCTTAACATTCTTTTTTTCAATCACATATGGTCACTTAAATGAAAACTAGAGTTGTGGTGGAAACAGAACAAATGAAATAACTAAAAAATAAGTGCCAGTAAAACTGAAACGAGATTTTCCCCAATAGATAAACCAAAACAGAAGAACAAGGTTTGAGCATTGGCATTCGTTGATCAGACTAGCATAATAATAAACAACAATGTGGTACAGGCCTAGAGCATAAGAAGATTGCAATTCTACAGGCCTAGATCAAAGGTGTGAGCAACAAGTGGGAGAGCACCTAGAGCAGAGGAAGATTGCTACGGGCCTGTAACAAGAAAAAACATTGTGCTAATGGATAATCTGATCATGTTAAAGACAGTCATACTGAAACAACAGAACTTACGCAAAAGCAGCATATCCAGCACCAACATTAGCTGAAGTCAGGAGTGCCACAGAAGCAGTTGCTGATAAGTTGTCGTGTCCACTAGGAACTACATGATTCTTAACATCATCATCAACCTAACAAATAAAAGGCAAACAGAGTCAGCACTGAAGATCAATACTCCAAACAAGGATAGATGGCTAGACCGGTTGATTAAGCACCTTATCCCATTTTGATTTCTTGTTTGGCCTAGTCTCTTTCTGTACACCTTCTGTAGGTACCGGTAGTGTACAGACACCCGCCAAACCTGAGTATATAACAAACGTAAAAAAATATTAAATTACATGTTGGGGGGAGGGGGGAGGGTGCAGGAGATAGTAATATGCCAAAACAGAACAAGCAACTGCTTCATGTTCACTATACCTGGGATCTTCGGTATTGATGCACTATGTGGAGTTTGTACTCCTCCAGTAATAAATTCAACTTTTGGATTCCTTTTCTTCTCCTGTTCCTTTCTCTCAAGTTCACGCTTCATTTCAGCTTCTGCATTCAAATAGAACAGATAAGATGTAAATTGGAATACCGTTATATACCACCAAAAAGACAACTGAAAGTTCAATATTGGTGCCAAATTTATCTTTAAACAAAAATCGCAGATGAAATATCTGTCCCTACTTGCATAAGCACAACATCAATAGATATATAGTTTCAGTTCACTTTGGAAATGAATACTTTTTTGTGAGCTTATGGTACATTAAACATTTCCATTTCTGTATATAAAAAATCATCCATGCACCACATCACCACATTCTGCCCATCTATCTAACTTGGTCTTACATATACAGACCTGGATAGCTAGTTGGCCTCTTAACTAATAGTGTGTTTTCCTCAAAAAAAAAATGAGGCAAACATGCACCCATGAGTCCCTGACCCTTCAGTTAACAAGCTTCTCAAAAGAATATTCCACATAACTGAACATAAAAAACATTTTCTAAATGTTCCTAATTGACACAATAATTAGCCAGTAAAAGGAAATTTATTTAACACTCGAAAGAGGGTAGGATATTGAACAAATACACATACCTATCTCATCATAGTAGTCACCTTTATCGTACCCATAAGGATCAAAAACATCTTTACTGAAACAGGTCCCTATCTGATCAATTTCTTGGTATCGCACAGCATGCTGCAAAAAGTCAGGATTTCTATAGTCCTTCCTGTTGCGCACTTCAGCattaaagctctttccggcccttTTGTATGCAAGGAATTTGTTAATTTTTTGCTGCAGAAAAACAGAAAACAACAGATGATGAGTTTTAAGTAAATACTGGCTGTAAGAACCAACACAGGAATTAATGTGAAGGTGTGTAGACACATTCCTAGTGTAAATATTGCCTGAATAGGAACCTCATCATGATGCTTTCACAAAACTTGAGAAGAGAAAACGACTGGAAAAAGAATAGAAAATCCTTCAAGCATACTAATAGATGCACTGATAAAGTAAGGGGCATTTGTGATTATACCTCTCTCTGACCTTGCAATTGTTATTTTGCACCTCGTTTTCAACTTTGTGATTTTACTCCTCCGTTTTGAAAACGAAGCTGTCATACCCATGCACCATTATGTGCAGCACACAGTGTTAAATCTGATGCAAAAATGCCCACACAATTTATTGTGGTTTTACCCCTCATTATATTATGTAATTGTGATTTTACCCCTGTTGGTGTTGCGCCCTTACAGAATAGGAGGGTGGTTCGAACCTTTCAccctttgttttcatatttttattttttaaaacaaTAAACCTGATTTTCACTCGGCGTTGAGAGGGACGGGCAAACGGTAGCTTCATTTTCGAAACGGAGGGGTAAAATCACAAAGTTGAAAAATGGAGGTTAAATCACAATTGCAAGGTCAATGAATGAAGGGTATAATCACAATTGTCCCATAAAGTAAAGCCATCACATAGGACTGAGCCTATTCTTGACAATATCTTGTTAACAGATACAGGTGTGGAAATGTATGATGCAGATGTTCAGCTTTGCCTTCACATTACAGGACATGATAATTTTATCAATTTTTAATGTAGATAATGGAGTTCATCAATGACAATAATAAGGAAGAGTAGAGGACGTTCCACCATAAGCTGATATTCTGTATGGAAACATGACTAGGTTGTTTATGGTGAAAAAACAGGTATCATAATCATTTGATAGTAGGATAACCTTTAATGCTGCAGAGCATTTTGTAGTCACGGGTGGAGGAAGGAAACGACTCAATGGATCATCATTTTCACCATTAGTTGAAATATCAGTAGTTTCCTCCACCTGGGCGTCTTCAATTTCTGCTCTAGTTATATCCACTGCCATGTCTGTCCCTAATTGGTTCTGCTCAGGTGCATCAGCATGCTGAGACAATTCTGCTGGAGTATTTGGTGTCATGATATGAACTGTGCCAGAGAGAGTTCGTTCTTCAAGATTCCCTAGAAATGAGATGAAAGGGTAGATCATATTAGATAATCCGATGAATGTTGTCGGAATGACTAGATTGCTCCAGACATGTAAAAAGAAAACATAGCTTATATGCATTTTTTATACAGAGGTTAGACTGTAATCAAGCATCAGATTTAAGTCAAATTAAAATATCAAGTACTCCAGCTATGTGATCAGTGGCTTTCCAAATAATTTATTCAAGAATGCAAATGCACAAAATATTTTGCTTCACATCAATCAAATTGTTCCACAAACTAATAATTAGGGTGGATAACAAGCCAACTGCACTATTTTTGAACTTTCTTCGAAATTGGCATAATCTCATTTACCATAGCATTCTGAATTGTTTGAGACCCAAATTTGCACCAAGTTTAATGAGCTGAGACGAAGTCAAAAGTAATTCAAAATTAACTCATTTTTCTTTTAGAAGAAAAACGAGTCCAATCAGCTTTCCAAAATGGACTTAGCAAGGTTATCAAACCTACACTGCCTACACTGTTGTTATCAAGGTTATCAACAGTAAAAACATATGCATTAATGTAAGAATACCTCTAAATGGTTCATGTTAAGAGGATGCTCTTCAGGGAACACTTATATCAGGAAATGCACCAGCGGGAGGAATAAAAATGTCCCACAAAAGAAAAAACTCATCTGACAATTTGTAGAAGAGCACAAAAAATTCCTAAAAGCATGCGGTAAGATTTGACCAGAACAGTCCACTGAATCTAGGTAATCATCATAACTTTTTTTCTTTTCCTGCATTGCAGTGCCACACCACTAGTAAAAGGTCAACTAGATCTAGTTGATTATCATAGAAATTTACTTTCTTTTTCATTGCAATTCCGCACAAGAGATCGCATCCATTACTACATTACTATATATAGCATCTTTGTGTAACATTAAAAGCAGATCAAGATCAAGCAGACCAAAATGTAACACATCAAATATATCAAATCTAACTGCACAATGCCCATATTGAGACATGACATGGACAAACAGTGTACTTCTAGCAGATTGTTGTCTGTCATGATCTCAAAATAACTactagttgatgaggacgtgtacATGACCAGTTGTAGTTAAGGCATAAAAAACGACAGCATCATACATTCAACCATATGAATAACAATAATTCGATGTGTTCCATGATTCTGCTTGGCCACTGCCATCTCTAGTAATATTATGGCATGGCTACTATCCATAATATTCACATGAAAGTAAATTAAATTACAAGCATGAATAGAAAGTAACATAAGAACAATTCAGATACCCTTAGTTACTATAACGCATGTTTCTGCAAACTGGTTGGGCTGAGGTTATTTGGTCTGTACTGTAACTTAGCAACAGATATATAACTTAGCACATGGCCACAGTTAGGAACCTACCCTCTGCAGCCTGAGCATCTGAAACGAATCTGTATGTGTGGCTCATGATCTCCCCATCCTGCAAGCCATCCATACTAATAAGACCAATCAGGAAAACCAGCAGGTTACGAAAAGCATAACTAAACACATACTTCACCGGTTCTACCTCCTGCTCGGGCGACATAGCCATCTCGTCGTGCGCATAGTCCACGATTGCAAGCGCCCCGCGCCGGGGCGGGCGCGGCAGGTCGGCTGGCGGCGCGGAGGATGGTCCCCGTAGCGGAGAGGGGGGCGACGCTGCGAAGGGCGACGAAGAGCGCCGCGAGGGAAGTGGCGGTAGCAGCGCCCGCGCCGGGGAAGGGTGGGGACTCACTAGGGTTTTGAGACTGGCCGACTCCTCGGGACGGGGAGGCGACGGAGGCGCCAGGGAAGGGTTAGGGTCCTCGCCCCCGGCTTGAGGGGACAGCGGCGACGAGGAGGTGACGGTGGTGAGCGGCGCTGGGGACGGAGGGTTGGGCTCGTCGGCGTCCTCATCTTCCTCGTCGTCGTTGTACATTGAGAAGAGGGCGGCGATGCCCTCGGTATCGGACGCCATGCCAGTGACGGAGATTGAGGAGTTTGGGTTGGATTTGGGGACGATGCAAGGCGAGGCCCGACACGGCGAGGAGGAAGACGGAGGATTTCgaggtcgggggggggggggggggggggggctcggcCGCTCGGGGCAGCAGTTTGGCGAGTCTGCGAACGAATTGGCCTGTACAGTATCCGATTCGACTAGCAGAATAAGCAGATGATGATGGCACAGGGGCGGGGCAGCACGGCACGCTCTGACCGGCAGACGTCAGACCGATGTACTCGATGTCTGCCTCCATCCCTCCCATAGACCACTCTTAGACTGTCCGCAACCGTTCCCTCTAAATTTTcccctaagagcatctccaaaagcTCCCCAGAAGTCTCCCCTAAATCTATTTTTTTGGGAAAAACACAAAAACATGTCTCCAACAGTTCCCCTAAAACGCTCCCAACTTTTTCATAGCCCTTAAAACtccctcatttgtagctacaaatgagggtTTTTTGGGCTCCCCAGAAACAAACTGCCGCTTTAAGGGATCTGTTGGAGAAAGGGTTAAAATCTACCCCCACTTATTATTTAGATGTCCCTTAAAACTGATTTTGAGGAGTAATTTTATGGAGAGCTCTTGGAGATTCTCTAAATGTTACTATGCAGccacgtcagcaagattacatccCCTATATTCATTCGTCCCGCAACcgttctctctaaagtttccccTATATATCCCTCTACTCATTAAATATACATTTTCATATAACTAACTTAACCAACTTCATTTTTgttttcattttatttatttgcaCACGTCTGACATGTTGCGCTTGTATTCAAAAAAATAAAATTATAAATAATTATTTGTTTCATTTAAATTTCGCAAAATATATATAACACAATTGCAATTTACATTAAATTCGTAATTGCATAATTTTGTGAAAACTTATGGTCCGTCATAAGTTTTGAAATATATTCGTACGGAATATATAAAACCACGCTTACGGTAAAAGCAAATTCGACTTGTCGTGCGCGGCAAGCCGCACTTGTCTTGCAACGGAAGCCATGTTTGGCTTTCAACGGAAGGCACTTGCTTCCCCCTGAAGCCACATTGCTCTCCCCTATATATATGCAATCCATCTCTTGACATATGCACCAACAAAGTCGAGTAGTTGAACAATTTAGCCATTTCATGGTATGTCTCACAGGCATAGGGATCATGATTCTGATTCGAGTGATAGTGAGGACGAAACACTTATGCTTGTCAATCTTCTTACCCTCAACATAGAGGCCAGACGCCATCACCGACGACGGTCCCGTTTACCTCGCCGTGTC of Zea mays cultivar B73 chromosome 8, Zm-B73-REFERENCE-NAM-5.0, whole genome shotgun sequence contains these proteins:
- the LOC103636629 gene encoding uncharacterized protein, producing the protein MASDTEGIAALFSMYNDDEEDEDADEPNPPSPAPLTTVTSSSPLSPQAGGEDPNPSLAPPSPPRPEESASLKTLVSPHPSPARALLPPLPSRRSSSPFAASPPSPLRGPSSAPPADLPRPPRRGALAIVDYAHDEMAMSPEQEDGEIMSHTYRFVSDAQAAEGNLEERTLSGTVHIMTPNTPAELSQHADAPEQNQLGTDMAVDITRAEIEDAQVEETTDISTNGENDDPLSRFLPPPVTTKCSAALKQKINKFLAYKRAGKSFNAEVRNRKDYRNPDFLQHAVRYQEIDQIGTCFSKDVFDPYGYDKGDYYDEIEAEMKRELERKEQEKKRNPKVEFITGGVQTPHSASIPKIPGLAGVCTLPVPTEGVQKETRPNKKSKWDKVDDDVKNHVVPSGHDNLSATASVALLTSANVGAGYAAFAQQKRKEAEEKRSDHKSDRRS